A window of Gemmatimonadaceae bacterium contains these coding sequences:
- a CDS encoding ATP-binding cassette domain-containing protein, with amino-acid sequence MNVAIDVRAITKRFGDFTAVDRISFAVDEGEVFGLLGPNGAGKSTLIRMLTTLLLPSEGTALVAGHDIVTHANDVRHAIGVIPQAMTSDLELSAEENLLIFAKLYSVPRERRKPLIAELLAAVELTQWADKPVKNLSGGMRRRVEIARGLVHQPSILFLDEPTTGLDPVSRTAVWEMLRKIKAERDLTVLLTTHYMDEADKLCDRIAIVDHGKLMALDSPMKLKADIPGENTLEVSFSDTPPDWRARLAALPGVQRVDGEAPVFRIMSTSGPATTMGLMTAAAAAGVTVKSLSVESTTLDDVFVHYTGHQLRDALQEQPMSERRSMGRRR; translated from the coding sequence ATGAACGTCGCCATCGACGTCCGCGCCATCACCAAGCGGTTCGGCGACTTCACCGCCGTCGACCGGATCTCGTTTGCCGTCGACGAGGGCGAGGTGTTCGGCCTGCTCGGCCCCAACGGCGCCGGCAAGTCCACGCTCATCCGCATGCTCACCACGCTGCTCCTGCCCTCCGAGGGCACGGCGCTGGTGGCCGGCCACGACATCGTCACCCACGCCAACGACGTCCGGCACGCCATCGGCGTCATTCCGCAGGCCATGACCAGCGATCTCGAGCTGAGCGCCGAGGAGAACCTGCTCATCTTCGCCAAGCTGTACAGCGTGCCCCGTGAACGCCGCAAGCCGCTCATCGCCGAGCTGCTGGCGGCCGTGGAGCTCACGCAATGGGCCGACAAACCCGTGAAGAACCTCTCCGGCGGCATGCGCCGGCGGGTGGAGATCGCGCGCGGGCTGGTGCACCAACCGAGCATCCTGTTCCTGGACGAACCCACCACCGGCCTCGACCCCGTGTCGCGCACGGCGGTGTGGGAGATGTTGCGCAAGATCAAGGCCGAGCGCGACCTCACCGTGCTGCTCACCACGCATTACATGGACGAGGCCGACAAGCTCTGCGACCGGATCGCGATCGTGGATCACGGCAAGCTCATGGCGCTCGATTCGCCCATGAAGCTCAAGGCCGACATCCCCGGCGAGAACACGCTCGAGGTGAGCTTCTCCGACACGCCCCCCGACTGGCGCGCGCGGCTGGCGGCGCTGCCCGGCGTGCAGCGGGTGGACGGCGAGGCGCCGGTGTTCCGGATCATGTCCACCAGCGGACCGGCCACGACGATGGGGCTCATGACCGCGGCCGCGGCCGCGGGCGTGACCGTCAAGTCACTCTCGGTGGAGAGCACCACGCTCGACGACGTGTTCGTGCACTACACCGGCCACCAGCTGCGCGACGCACTGCAGGAACAGCCGATGAGCGAGCGCCGCAGCATGGGCCGCAGGAGATAG